Genomic DNA from Paenibacillus donghaensis:
TCAACCGCGAACGTCTCGAGCAGGGAGGGAAGCTCAGCCGGATATTCGTTCCAATGCCGCTCTCCCTCCTCCCCGCAGCTTTTGCGCAGAGCAATGAAGAAGCGGTTAACCGCTTTGGCCGCATGGGCCAAATTTCCGTTGTGGACCTTATACCTGCGCTGCAGACTCAGAAAAGGCGCCTTCTCAAGCGACGCGGAGAACATCTCGCGGCCGCGGTCCACCAGATTATGCGCTTCATCCACCAGCAGCACGAGGCCGCGCTTGCGCTCCTCGGGCAGCCGCTTCAGACTGATGCGGGGATCATAAATATAGTTGTAGTCACAGATCACAGCATCACAGGCATAGGCTATATCCAGCGAGAATTCAAACGGGCAGACTTGATGTTTCCGCGCATAACGGGCAATAATCTCTCTGCTCATCAGCGTCTCTTCGGCCAGGATATCGAGTATCGCCGCATTGATCCGGTCATAGTAGCCGTCCGTATAGGGACAATAATCAGCAGTACAGGGACCTTCTTCTCCCTTGAAGCAAGCCCTCTCCTTGGCGGTCAGCGTAACGGCGTGCAGTGTCAGGCCACCGGCCACCAGCAAGGCCAGCGCCTCCTCGGCTGCAAGCCGTGTTACCGTCTTGGCGGTCAGGTAGAACAATCCCTTGGCCCGTCCTTCGCCCATTGCCTTCAGGACGGGAAACAGAGTGGACATCGTTTTGCCAATGCCGGTCGGAGCCTGCACAAACAGACTGACCCCTTCCGAGACCGATTGGTAGACCGCACCGGCCATATGCCGCTGGCCCTTGCGGTAGACGGCAAACGGGAAGGCCAGCTGCCGCAGGCTCACATCCCTGCGTTCGGTATGCTGAAGCATCAGCTCGGCATAAGGCGCATACCGGGCCACTGTCTCCGCAGCGAAGGAACTCAGCTCTTTCAGGGTTGCCGTCCGCTGCAGACTGCGTGCTTCCTCCCCGCCTCGGCGGACATAGGTAAGCCTAACCTCTATAGCAGAGAGCTTCTCTTCCAGCGAGATCATATAGGCATACATCAGCGCCTGAGCCCAATGCACCTCCCGGCCTTCTCCGATTTCATCCAGCGGACTTACGGTGGATTTAATTTCCTCTACGATAAAGCTCCCCGTTTCCGAGACCAGCAGGCCGTCACAGCGGCCATCGACAAGGAATACCAGCTCATTATGGAGAATCTCTGTCTTCAGATAGACCTCCTTGCGGTCCCCTTCCTTATATTGCTGCTGGATCTTCTGGTGAATGCGGGTCCCTTCAGCCATGGCACTTGCACTGCGGAAGCCCGGCTCTATGCTGCCGCTAGCATAGGCATATTCGACCAGTGAACGGACCGACAGGGCAACGGGCTGTTGTAACATTTCAGCGCCTCCTTCCATGTAATAAGCGGAGCCTTTCCAGAAATTGTTATACATACTATCCTTAATTTTGACATTCTACCACCAGCGTAGCATAATAAGTGCTATTACTATGGATGTTTTATGTCCTGACGCTGTTTCCTCCCAGCCGGGAAGCAGTGTTTGATCATTATAGAAAGAAGGCGAAGCTGTGTTCTCCATTCGTTTTAAGCAGTGGATCGTTAGACCCTTCGTGTTTTTCACTCTGATTTTTGTGCTTAAGAGCATGTTGGCGTGGGGGGTTATCTTTGGAGATCTATTGCCATGGAAATCAATATTAACTGAAATTCCTTTTGTGTGGGCGCTCTTCTGTCTGATTGAACGTTTCGCCTCCAAGCGCAAGCTTGGATACTATATGACTGTTAATCTGCTGTTGACCGCGATCTTCTTCGCCGCCATTATGTATTTCAAATATTATGGAGTTATTGTCACTTACCATGCGGCAGAGCAGGTGAATCAGGTCACCGCCGTCCGCAACAGCGTGTTCTCGCTCATGGACCCTTATTATCTGCTGATCTTCACCGACATTATTGTCCTGGGATTCTATTTCCTCTTCAACAAGAACGGACGCAACTATAAAAAGGATAAGATTAACCGCAGCCATATCAACGGCAACGGACGCACCGGTGCCAAAATGAAATACAGCCTGCTGTTCGCTGTCTCACTGGGGCTATGCCTGTTCAATATTCTGCCCAACAAGGCGAGCATGAATGAAATCAAAAAGGCGCAGGAAATGGGCATCCTCAATTATGAGGCTTACACGATCTTTGCTCAAGATGAACCTGTGCTGGTCAATGCGCGCGATATCACACAGGATGCCGTCAATACGCTGAAGGGCATCGATACCGCTGCCGTCTCGCCCTATCAGGGTGCCGGCAAAGGCAAGAACCTGATTATTATTCAACTGGAGTCCTTCCAGAGCTTCCTAATGGGTCTTAAGCTGGATGGCCAGGAGGTCACGCCTAATCTCAACAAGCTGGTTCAGGACAGTCTCTATTTCTCCAATTTCTATCAGATGGTTGGCCAGGGCAACACCTCCGACGCAGAATTTGTAGTGAATACTTCTTTCTATATTCCGCCGCGTGGAGCAGCCACTATGTCTTATGTAGACCGGGTGCTGCCAAGTCTGCCGCGCCTGCTGCACGAGAATGGCTACGAAACCGCCACCTTCCATACCAATGATGTCGAGTTCTGGAACCGGAGTGAGCTCTACGAATCTCTCGGCTGGGACCACTATTATGACCATAAATTCTTCGGTGATGAGGATGTCTTCTTCTTCGGAGCTTCCGATGATGTGCTGTACAGCAAGACGGCAGGCAAGCTTCAGGAGATGAGTACATCAGGCAACCCTTTTTACGCTCAGGTTATTTCCATGTCGGCCCATCATCCGTTCACGATTCCCGAGGAGAAATACCGGATGAAGCTGCCGGAGCGGTATGAAGGTACTTTCGTAGGAGATTATATCCGTTCCCAGAATTATGCCGATGAAGCCTTCGGGAAGTTTGTCGAGGAGCTGAAGGCCAAAGGAATCTGGGACAACAGCATCATTATGGTCTACGGCGACCATATGGGACTGCCGATTTATTCACTCGACAATGATGACAAGGAACTAATGACCGAAATATATGGCAAGGATTACAGCTATGAGCACATGCTTAATATTCCGTTGATTATTCATGGCGCAGGGAACAGTGGTCCGCAAACGATGGAGCAGGTGGGCGGCGAGGTCGATATTCTGCCAACTGCGGCCAGCCTGCTGGGAGTGTCGCTGGAGAACCAGCTGCACTTCGGCCAGGATCTGCTCAGCCAGACATACAATTTGCTGCCGGAGCGGTATTACCTTCCGTCCGGGTCCTTCATTGCCTCCTCGGGCCTGCTGATTCCCGGGAACAGCTTCGAAGACAATACCCAATATCCGATTGCATCGGGTCTTCAGCAGCCTGCCGCGAGCGAGGATGAATACAACCGGGCACTGAAGCTTCTGCAGCTGTCGCACAGCTATGTGTCCCAGCTTCCCGAGAAAGCTCCACAAGCGGAATAACGGCAGTACTTCAAGGGTAAAGACTATAATTGACATACACAAATGGCGTGCAAATTGACAACCAATTTGACACGCCATTTGTGTGTTACCTAATGTGTGAAGGGATTTCCGGCGGACGCTGCTGGCTCTCCAGGATCTGGTAGCATCTGGCGAAGCACTCCAGCTCCCCCGGCTCCAGAATCGCCAAATGTTCGGCCAGCAGCAGCTTGGAGCGGTATTCCGCCTCTTTCAACAGCTCTTCGCCTGGGGGAGTAATCGTGACCACAACTGCCCTGCGGTCACATTCATCCGGCTCGCGCTGTACCAACCCGAGCAGCTCCAGACGGTCCAGCATGACCGTAACCGCACTGGACTTCACCTCCAGCTTCTCAGCCAGCTGTACTACACGCGACTTCTTCTCCTGAGCAATCATCCGCAGTAAGCCAAACTGGGGGACGGTAAGACCAAGCTCCTGATGCAAGGACATCTGGGATATGATCCTGCGCTGTACTCTCCACATTGACAAGCCGATACTCTCCATCAACGGATCCAATGGTTGCGGCATTTCTTCAGCTCCAGTCCGTTTGAGATAAATTAAGCGTACCACTATTTGCCGCCACGCTTCAATGCTTTATCCAACACCGCCCGCACTATGCGGATTATAAGACCTTTAGCCTATTTCTCCCGGCAATTTCCGACACAAAAAAACTATATTCTAGCTAATGCTCTGCACACACTCATGCGCTATAATCGTAGCAGTGAGAAGAGATTTCACTGAAAATAAACATTGGGTCAGGGTTGGTGAAAAGATGAAATTGGCAACAAAATTAACTTGGATGATGCTGGTCGTGCTCCTGCTCGTAGGCTCATCCATTGGATTGTTCGGTTACCGGGCCGCATACAAGCAAATTGATGAGGCAGCCGGCATAGAATTGGTGGGGTGCGCCAATATAACCACCGGCTTGATTGATCCGGCAGACATCGCCGCCCTTGTCGCAGGGGACCAGAGCAACCTTGCAGCAATTGAGGAACAGGTTGGCTGGATCTATGATCACAAACCTGTGTTCAAGGAAGCCTTTATCCTGTCGCTTGACGGCAAAATCCTGGCGGCAGACGCCAAAATGAAGGAACGGGGTTATAAGGCAGGCGACAGCTTCTATTTCAATCAAAAAGATAAAGAGATGATCCTGTCAATGGGAATGAAACATGATGATGTCTACTCCAAAGTTTATACATACGAAGGAACCTCACTCAAGACCGGTTATGGCCCAATCTATCAGGATCATGATCCCTCCAAACCTATTGTTGCACTAATGGCAATCAATTTCGACGGACCTCTAATTCAGGAACGGACTATGGATATTATTGTACAGCCTTTTATTATTGGAGCCTCCATTCTGGTGCTGGCTATCCTGGCTGCCTATCTGGTGATCCGCCGCATGATCCGCCCGCTTACCAGCCTTTCCCAATCCGTTAATCTGGTAGCTAAGGGAGACCTCACCCAAGAACCTATCCTGCTTAGCAACAAGGATGAGATCGGCTTGCTGGCGCGTGATTTCAATGAAATGACCCTGAATCTGCGCAACCTTATCACCCAGGTTAATGATACCTCACTGCAGGTGGCGTCCTCCTCGCAGGAGCTGTCGGCCAGTGCCCAGGAAACCAACCGGGCAGGAGAACACAGCGTGAACGTAACCATTGATCTTGCCGACGGCGCACACTCACAGCTGCAGAATCTTGAGGCCAGCTACAAGGCAGTTCAGGAGATGTCCCGCTTCATCAGCGTTATAGCAGGGACTGCCGGCACTGCGGTGGAGCATGCCAACATCAATACAGAGAAAGCCCGGACCGGCCGGGAATCGATGGATTCCACCACAGAGCAGCTGATGGTAATGAGCGGCAGCATCAGCATGCTCTCGGGAATCATCAATCGGCTGTCCAGCCACTCCAAGGAAATTGAGAGTATTGTCAGCGTGATTGCCAGCATTGCAGAGGAGACCAACCTGCTGTCACTGAATGCCGCAATAGAAGCCGCCCGTGCCGGCGAGGAAGGACGCGGATTCGCCGTTGTGGCCCAGTCCGTGCGCAAGCTGGCGGAACGTTCCGCCAAGTCGGCCGCCCAGATTGGCTCGCTGATCGAGATGATTGTCCGCCAGATGGACAAGGCCACTGAGATGATGGCTTACTCCTCACAGGAAATGGAGCAAAGCACGGCGCTGGTTGATACCGCAGGGGTATCCTTTGCCGAGATTGAGGAGTCGGTATCCGGCATGGCTGTCCAGAGCCAGCAGATTTCTGCGACGGTAGGCGAGTTGTCCGAACTGGCTGGCGGATTGGTCACGGCGATTCAGCATATTGTCGCCGTCTCCAACCAGACCGCCGAAGGCGCCGAGACCTTGTCGGCAGCCTCGCAGGAGCAGCTGGCCGCGATGGAGGAAGTGGAATCTTCCGCCGCATTCCTGTCGTCCATGGCCGACAAGCTGCAAATGCTGGTCGAACGATTTAAGGTGTAGAATCCTTATCATAGGTTCGTGCCGTTGATATAGTTGCACAAGTGGCGACTACTTAGGTCCCATTGAGGATTCAGAATGCTGCACTAGAGCCTTCAGAGAAATTAGATGCGAAAGTGCATCTAATTTCAGTTGAAACTCCTGATATCGGGCAAATAAGTGCGAATCTGCAACTATTTTCGCGTAAATCGACTCTTTAGCGCTCAGAACCCAAAATTAGATGCGCTTTCGCACTTATTTGCTCTAAAACGGAAAAACCCGCCGAATTAGATGCAGATTCGCAACTAAATCCGTGGGATGTTTATGAAACTAATTAATTCCCACTCGAACTGACGGACCCATGCAAAGAGCCAAGCTTACTTTATACCAAAAACCAGAAACTACCCGCAGGTGGTTTCTGGTTTTTGGTGTTCCATGGCTATGGTCCCTTGTCCTGCTCATAGGTTCTGCATCCGGTCAGGCTGTATTCGCTATGAACCATTCTCCCAGTTCATGAACAGGCATGGGCTTGCCGTAATAATACCCCTGCATGACATTGCAGCCAAGCGACTGCAGCAGCTCAATCTGCTCCGAAGTCTCTACTCCCTCAGCCACAACCTCCATGTTCAGATTGCTGGCAATGGCAATGATATTGCTGATAATGGCTTTCTTCGAGTGCATCTTGCTCTTGCGGATAAAGATCTGGTCAATCTTAAGGGTATTGACCGGAATCTCATCAAGATTGCCCAGCGAGGAGAAGCCGGTTCCGAAATCATCAAGGGAGACTCTGACCCCAAGCAGCCTCAGCTTGGACAGTTGGGCGACCGTCTCCTCCATATTGTTCATCGCAATCGATTCGGTGATCTCAAGCTCCAGGAAATGCGGCTCCAGACCCGCCCGTATCAGTGCTTCCTCGACTATCTCATACAACCCTCCGCCCTCAAACATCCGGGCCGACATGTTGATGGATACGGCAACATTCACCACCCGCTCCCGGTGCCAGAGCATATTCTGGCTGCATACCTCATGCAGCATCCAATAGGTGATCGGGACAATCAGTCCGGTCTCCTCCGCAATCGGAATGAATTCTACCGGCGAGATGATTCCATGCTCCGGATGCCTCCAGCGCAGCAGTGCCTCCAGGCCTACCGTAACATTCATCAAAGAATCCCACTTGGGCTGATACACGACCATAAATTCGGAGCGGGCCAGCGCTTTGCGCAGATCCTTCTCCAGAGACATCCGGCGCAGCTGATGCCGGTTCATCTCCTGGTCGAAGATGCTGAACTTGTTCTTGCCCGAATCCTTCGCTGTATACAATGCCGTGTCTGCGGCTTTCATTAGAGAGGATCGGTCCGTCCCGTGCAGCGGTGCCATGCTGATGCCGAGGCTTGCCGTTACATACAGCTCATTCTGCTCTATGCTGTAATATTTCTTAAGCTCCTGCAGCAGGTTCAGCGCCTCATCCTGCGCCCGCTCCACCGTGCAGTCCGGCAGGGCAATCAGAAATTCGTCACCGCCGAGCCGGAACACCTTCCCCCTGCCGTCCACACCTGCCCTGAGGCGCCGCGCAACCTCCTGCAGCAGCATATCGCCAATGTCATGACCCAATGTATCATTAATCGATTTGAAGCGGTCCAGATCAACAAAAAATACCGCTCCGGTCGTTTTGCCAAAGAAATCCTGGTTGAAATAACGCTCCAGACCATGACGATTGGGCAAGCCGGTCAATGGATCGTGATAAGCCATCCTCTCCAGCACATGGCGATCCAGCAGCACAGCTCCCCCGGAGACCGCCAGCATAAACAGGGTGATCATCGACACGCCGACCAGCAGGATCACATCGGTCTTCATCAAAGGGAGGCCTGGCTCCAGCCAGCCGGAGTAGCTGAATTCACTTCCCCTGATACTTGCGTAATGCATGCCCGTTACAGATAGACCTATTAACAAGGCCGATAGCAGCTTCCAGAGGCTGAACCCGGAGTTCATTCTGAATCTGCGCAGCTGCAAGATCCCCAGACAAACAAAGAGCACGGCGAATAATACAGCAGCTCCCTGATAGAACAGATTGTAGTGGATGGTGGCCTGCATTTCCATCGCGGACATCCCGATATAATGCATCCCCGACATCCCCCCGCTCAGCAACAGTCCGGCTGCAAGCAGACGCAGCGGCTGCACACGTGAAGCCGAGGATGCAAGCCCAAGTGCCAGATAGCACAGCACGATGCTGACCAGCAGCGACAGGGCCGTCCGGCCCGGGTGATAGCTGACTTCAACCGGCAGGCGGCTTGCCATGATGCCGACAAAATGCATGGCCCATACGCCGCTCCCAAGCACACTGGCTCCAGAGAGCAGCCATAGCCGCCGGACCCTGCCCGCCGAACGAAAGACCTGCGATATTAGATTAAGCGCCGAATACGCTGCGGTTACAGCAATCGCAAAAGATAGTAATACAATCCATATGTTGTAGTGGATTCCCATTTGATCCATAGTCAACCTCTTCACCGGTTTTAAATATCGCAATCGCTGCCGCGTAATTCTCAAGTAAACATCAGTACACGAGTATCAGAAGAGGAAAATATGCGTAAAGATTTTAGGTTATCCTGAAAAGCAACTTCAGGTGTATTTTACCTTGTAACGGTCAGGCTGTCTAAGTAAATACTGGAACTTGAACCCTTTTTTCGAACTGTGCAAACAATGTCCATATTTGCTTTAAACTTATCCCCGCAGCTGGGTAAATCCGCCGGAAGTCATTGACTTATGAGGAAAGATCATGCGCCAGAGCAGCGTATTGACGATTACCAGAACTGCCAGATAGATGTAAGAACCAGCAGGAATTAAGGTAAACAGATAATGCACCGCAGCCATGACCATCAGAATCAAGAGCAGGCCAAACATTTTTAAGGAGAAATCGCTCTGCTTGGACGCCTCATATTTCTCCGAGAAGGGCAGTGATTTAGGGAATATCTGGAAACAAATGACGGCATAGATCATTTGAGCGAAGAATACGGCCACCAGATCAGGGATGATGCGAACGCCATATAACCAGGTAAACACCACAGCCATCACGGCGAATGTCGGCACAACCAGCCTTAGCACAGCCGCCTTCAGCATTCCACGGTGGATCGGCGCAGTCTCAGGCAGCGGAATCACTCTGTAGATCCATGCCCCTTTGTAACTGGCGGAATAACGCAGCATATGGACCACAGTGGTCAGCAGCATGGCACTGAAATAGATAAACAGATAGGTTTTGGATGCTCCCATTCCAGCCTGAGTCCCGTCCCACACCTGATTAAAGATAAACAGAAAAGGAAACACGAGCGAAAGCCCCACAGTAGGATATACCTTCAGCTTGAAATCACGCTCATTGCGCATCATCGACCAGGTGAACCGGAAGAACATCCCTTCTATAGGGTTACGGCAGACCAAGCGCGAGAGCCAGGCGGCCATCCTGCCGCTGTCTTTGCCCCCCACTCCTTGCTCAGCGAGTTTCTGCAGGCTTCGTTCAAACAGCGGCATCACGCGAACATATACGACCATCAGCACAATTGGAAGCACCACGGCACACGCTGCCAGCAGCAGCAGACCCAGATCCCTTGCTCCGCCCAGCAGCACCTCAAAGACAGACGCAAACCAGATTGGAGAGATCAGATACTGCCACCAGGCCGGCTTAAAGGCTATACTCAGCTCTACTACATCAAATAGCCGGATCACCAGCTGATTGCCGACCGTGATGCCAACGGTTAGCATAATCTGCATATAGTTGATGATATCTTTAATCTTCTCTCCGTCAAAAAACCGCATGATCAGCAAATACAGCAGCGCTGTAATCACCAGAATGAAGCAGTCCATCAGCACAATGAGCACCGCATAAATCAGGAAGAACAGGATGCCCTGCTTGAAGAGAGAGAATATCAGCGAAGGCCCCATCAGCGAGAAGGTCAGGATAAATAAATAGATCAAGATATGAATGGACTTCGCCATATTCAGCGTGCGGCGGTCCACAGGCTTGGAGAACAGGATATCCTTATCCCGCAAATCGAGCATTACCGAGGAGAAATCAGAGACCAGGGTGGTCGTGATCATAAACATCGCGAAGCCGAACAGCATACTCATGGACAGCATGTAGCTTCCCCCCACAAACATTAGAGGAGTCATCATCAATCCAATAAGAACATAGAACCACTGCACACCCAGCGGCGAACCTTCCTTCTTCTCCTTTCTCTCCTTCTTCTGTGACACCAGCAGCGTGGGCGTTCTTCTGCCATCCATCAAAAGCTTGACCTGAAGGATGCTGCGCATCATCCGGTAGTCAACGCCCCCCCTAGTAAATGCCCCTTCCAGCTTGTCCAGCAGCTTCAGCACAGGATTATCCTTCATGGGATTCCCCTTCAACCACCGCAACGAATTCACCGGCAATATCAAGGTATTTATCAAACCCTGTCAGCTCATTAAAAATACCCTCCAGCGAGCCTTCTCTGCTCATCTCCTTAAGCTCCGTGAAGCTGCCGTCGGCAATGATGTCCCCGCCGCTGAGCAGGATAATCCGGCTGCTGATCTTCTCCACGACATCCATAATATGCGAGGAGTAGAAGATCGTCTTCCCTCTGGCGGCAAGCGAAGCAAAGATCTCCTTCACCACCATAACGGAGTTGGCATCCAGTCCGCTCAGCGGCTCGTCCAGAAATAGAATATCCGGATCATGCAGCATGCTGGAGATCAGTAGCACCTTCTGCTTCATACCTTTGGAGTAAGACACGATACGGTTGTCAAAAGCCTTGTCCAGCCCCAGCAGAGCCGCCAGCTTCTCTGCTTTGCCTGCGGCATCGCTGCGCTCCATTCCATATAACTCACCGATAAAGGTCAGATACTCCCTGGCAGTCAGACTGTCGTACAATTCGGCAACTTCCGGCACATAGCCAATTCGCCGCTTGTAGGCCACATCTCCGCTGGAGATATCTTGGCCGAAGATTTCAACGGTTCCGTTATACCCTTCCACAAGACCGAGCATAATCTTGACAGTCGTGCTTTTGCCTGCCCCGTTAGGGCCTATGTATCCAATGATCTGACCCCGGTATACCTTAAGGTCAATCCCTCTGAGCACCATTCTGTCGCTGTAATTCATCCATAAGCCGGAAATGGAAATTACCGGTTCTTCTTCTGTTAAGCCCATATGTATAACCCCTTCCATATTTTTCATTCTATTCATAGTTATCTTATCAAATATTCCAACAATTTACACTTCGCAAAAGTTAGTCCGTGTGTCCGATTAATGCAGCAAGAGGTGCCGTCAGCCATTTCGCGGCTTGCTGGCACCCCTCTTCTCTTCATACTTATTCAAAATCACTAAGTAGCGGTTAGCGTGGGCGCTCTAGTTATCGGCCTGGGTAAACCCCACAGCGGTACATACTAACGAACTCAATTCCCCAGACGATAACCACTTGTATAAGCATTTGCCGTCCTTCATTAGATTTCAGAAAATCCACAGTACGGCGAACAATATGTTCGATGCTTGTCCACATTTTGCGAACAGTAATTTCCAGTAGCATCTTCATCAAGCCTCCCCCTGTCTTCTCAGCTGCACCCACCCCAATATAAGCAGAGCAACCAAGATATTCATCAATAAGGGTGTATCTGGACACCATTAATAATGAAAGTAGATAATTGGCTTATTCATATAATATAGTGTATTGTTACGAAATATAAATCTGCAACTTTTTTCCATTACATGCGTCAATAATACATATATATAAAATGGGCAGTCTGTACAAATGGATAGTGAAGCCAATAACTACAACGGACGTTTGATGGTTCCTGCCCGGTTTGTTAGTGAAGCCTTTGGCTATAGTGTGTACTATGAAGGAACTCGCGGAATACTATTTGTAAAAAGTAAGGATTACACACTTGATTCAACTAAAATTACATCAAGCAATGTACAAGAAGCTCGTGTAGCAGCTATTTCTTTACCTATACAATATTCTTTCAAATCAAATAGCTTAGCAGAAAGTGATCAAAAATTAAATTACACGTACATCTTCGCTGCAAATGATGCCACGCGCTATATATATGATAACGGCTCAGTATCCACTGTAGTTGAAATCAAGGATAATAAGGCGAATGCAGTCTGGCAATTCAGCACTAATGGTATCCCTGGCTATGATTTATATACAACTTTAGGAGGCCAACAACCCAGCTATATAGCTGAAATACTCGATGACCATTTCGAGCATTTCCAAGGGAGATATAAAGCCTATTACAAAATTTCAAATGGATCTACAAAATCTTTCACTTATCAGCCTAAGAACTATGGAGAATTAATTCAACCTATTCCCCTCCAATAGTCGAGCGTATACAGACTTCCTGTTTTTCTTCAATCAACTTAATTACGGTGTTGGAATCATAAATTGTGTAAGTGTTCCAAACAAAAAGCGGCAGTCCGATTTTTATGGACTGCCGCTTTTTATTACATGCAGCTAGAGTCACTTGATTTCGTCCAGCTTGTGATAAGACAATGAATCTATTGGTTAGGACGTTTCATCAAAGCGCACCAAAAACGCTTAATAGCCAAGATAAAAAGGATGAAGGTTGAAGTCGCAACCCTTTACTATACGTTTTAAACTCCGGTTAGTTCTAACGGGATTTAAAACGTATTTTTTCCTCTTCGGCTCTTTTCTGATCATCCTACAGTTCCTGAAGACTCACACCTTTCTAGATTGTACACGGAAAAAAGGCATCTCTAGATCTAAACTAGAAATGCCCTTTTTCTTTAAAGTATATTTAAATCCACTAAATAGTTGTCCAATTCATTAAGATCTTGAACTGTAAAGGATATTACTTGAAGGCTATTATCAAAGGCTAAGTAAAGTTCCAAGTTTGTACGCTCTTCTAAATCAAATACTAATACCTGGCCTAATTTAATACCTTTTTTTTCTAAAAAAGTGATTATGGCATCTGCTCTTCCTTTGTTATCTTGAAGTCCTTTAAGTTCATATATCTTTATATCGATATTCTCCTTTTGAAATTCCAAAAGAGTGTTATTTAAAATAAACTGATTCTTAGTAATTTCCTTTCTATTAATTTCACCTTCAACACCAAAACGAGATAAAATTTTGGTGTCCTCTAAAAGTTGTTTTCCTTCACTATTAGAATAAGAATAATAGAGATCATGTACAGTATGAAGCCCGGAAAGCTCCTTTTGGATACTATAAGCGTCTGATCGGTATAGATCTAGTGAATAACTTGTAGAAGATATTCCAT
This window encodes:
- a CDS encoding MarR family winged helix-turn-helix transcriptional regulator, with product MPQPLDPLMESIGLSMWRVQRRIISQMSLHQELGLTVPQFGLLRMIAQEKKSRVVQLAEKLEVKSSAVTVMLDRLELLGLVQREPDECDRRAVVVTITPPGEELLKEAEYRSKLLLAEHLAILEPGELECFARCYQILESQQRPPEIPSHIR
- a CDS encoding methyl-accepting chemotaxis protein, with the translated sequence MKLATKLTWMMLVVLLLVGSSIGLFGYRAAYKQIDEAAGIELVGCANITTGLIDPADIAALVAGDQSNLAAIEEQVGWIYDHKPVFKEAFILSLDGKILAADAKMKERGYKAGDSFYFNQKDKEMILSMGMKHDDVYSKVYTYEGTSLKTGYGPIYQDHDPSKPIVALMAINFDGPLIQERTMDIIVQPFIIGASILVLAILAAYLVIRRMIRPLTSLSQSVNLVAKGDLTQEPILLSNKDEIGLLARDFNEMTLNLRNLITQVNDTSLQVASSSQELSASAQETNRAGEHSVNVTIDLADGAHSQLQNLEASYKAVQEMSRFISVIAGTAGTAVEHANINTEKARTGRESMDSTTEQLMVMSGSISMLSGIINRLSSHSKEIESIVSVIASIAEETNLLSLNAAIEAARAGEEGRGFAVVAQSVRKLAERSAKSAAQIGSLIEMIVRQMDKATEMMAYSSQEMEQSTALVDTAGVSFAEIEESVSGMAVQSQQISATVGELSELAGGLVTAIQHIVAVSNQTAEGAETLSAASQEQLAAMEEVESSAAFLSSMADKLQMLVERFKV
- a CDS encoding LTA synthase family protein → MLAWGVIFGDLLPWKSILTEIPFVWALFCLIERFASKRKLGYYMTVNLLLTAIFFAAIMYFKYYGVIVTYHAAEQVNQVTAVRNSVFSLMDPYYLLIFTDIIVLGFYFLFNKNGRNYKKDKINRSHINGNGRTGAKMKYSLLFAVSLGLCLFNILPNKASMNEIKKAQEMGILNYEAYTIFAQDEPVLVNARDITQDAVNTLKGIDTAAVSPYQGAGKGKNLIIIQLESFQSFLMGLKLDGQEVTPNLNKLVQDSLYFSNFYQMVGQGNTSDAEFVVNTSFYIPPRGAATMSYVDRVLPSLPRLLHENGYETATFHTNDVEFWNRSELYESLGWDHYYDHKFFGDEDVFFFGASDDVLYSKTAGKLQEMSTSGNPFYAQVISMSAHHPFTIPEEKYRMKLPERYEGTFVGDYIRSQNYADEAFGKFVEELKAKGIWDNSIIMVYGDHMGLPIYSLDNDDKELMTEIYGKDYSYEHMLNIPLIIHGAGNSGPQTMEQVGGEVDILPTAASLLGVSLENQLHFGQDLLSQTYNLLPERYYLPSGSFIASSGLLIPGNSFEDNTQYPIASGLQQPAASEDEYNRALKLLQLSHSYVSQLPEKAPQAE
- a CDS encoding helicase C-terminal domain-containing protein, which translates into the protein MEGGAEMLQQPVALSVRSLVEYAYASGSIEPGFRSASAMAEGTRIHQKIQQQYKEGDRKEVYLKTEILHNELVFLVDGRCDGLLVSETGSFIVEEIKSTVSPLDEIGEGREVHWAQALMYAYMISLEEKLSAIEVRLTYVRRGGEEARSLQRTATLKELSSFAAETVARYAPYAELMLQHTERRDVSLRQLAFPFAVYRKGQRHMAGAVYQSVSEGVSLFVQAPTGIGKTMSTLFPVLKAMGEGRAKGLFYLTAKTVTRLAAEEALALLVAGGLTLHAVTLTAKERACFKGEEGPCTADYCPYTDGYYDRINAAILDILAEETLMSREIIARYARKHQVCPFEFSLDIAYACDAVICDYNYIYDPRISLKRLPEERKRGLVLLVDEAHNLVDRGREMFSASLEKAPFLSLQRRYKVHNGNLAHAAKAVNRFFIALRKSCGEEGERHWNEYPAELPSLLETFAVEAEQELIQASFIAASADNEEEGSLLDTYYAVQAMLRTFKLYDERYITYAEVRRGDVYLKLFNLDPSKLLRQMSKSFLSRILFSATLSPLSYYRDMIGAEEEDYSLSVPSPFEKEQWKVSVLPVSTRYRDREASLQPLSEALHEMVSRQGNYLVFFPSYLYLQNVYEVFADRHPEVPVLVQGTGMSEQEREAFLAAFRPDNPDTLLGFAVMGGIFSEGVDLPGDRLNGVMVVGVGLPQLGFERNLLRRYFSDEGKNGFDYAYVYPGMSKVLQAGGRLIRSEQDTGIIVLADDRFLQQPYYSLLPEEWRTTF